The Pseudodesulfovibrio cashew genomic sequence AGCCAACTCGCTCAACTGCTTTCCGGCCCGGATCATCTCCTCGCGGTGCCTCTCGATCTCGCGCTGCTGCTCCAGCGTTCGGGAAATATCGATAAAGGAACTGGCGACCCCCACGACCCGACGTCCGGAATCGCGAATCACATTGATGTACATCATGCAAGGAAAAGTCCTTCCGTTCCAGAGGGTAAGGTCAAGGGTTTCCCGAAAGTCCTCTTCGCCCTTGAGCGCCTTTTCCGTGAAGGACTCACGGTCATCACCGTAAAAAGCCCGAGACACGGATTGTCCCAGTATGTCTTTCTCAGGTTTGTCGAGCAAGGCAAGGAATCCCTTACTGCATAACGAGATCCGCCCTTCCCGGTCACAGAGGATGGCAGGATACCCCAACCCCTTGAACGCACTTTCGAAAAAAGCCACCCGCTCCCTGATCGAGCCCAGACACTCTGCCAACGGCGAAAGCAACGGCACAGAGTCGGCTCCTACGGACAGATCCCGCCCTTCGGCAAGCGCCTCCAGTCCTCGGAGCAACACCCTCCGGCGCCGAGCGGAATATACCATTCCCCCGACACCGCAAATCAGTGAGAGACAAGCGGCCACGCCAAAAGCAGCCCAGCCCCCGATCTTGAAGGCCACGGCAAAGAGCAAACAAAGGACAACGGTCAATGCAGCAATCACCTGGTGCTCCCCCTTGCCCCTGTTTCCCCATCCTGAATATGACGGAAAATGTCAGGGATTAGTTGTGCCACCTAAGCCATGAGTACTCGGTATTCCTGGGAAAAGCAATTGCCGCCCAAAAAAGAGGAAATATAGAGAAGAAGTCGCCGCCCGGCTGCGCTCAATTACCTGTCCGCTTTCGCAGAAGCCGCAACGCCCTACGCTCGCGGTACTTGCGGATGGCGAATAAAGAAACGAAATAGGTGATGATAGTGGCTGGTATTCCGAAAGCCAATCCGCCAGCCAGCATGACGAGGAAAACGTCCCAACCGGCGGAGATCATCTTCTCCATGGCTAGGTTGTTGGGGTCGAACGCCACATTCAAAGGCGTCACCACGCTGCCGACCTTGTAGAGAAAATAGTAGAACGGAACCATGGTGAAGGCGTTGGAATAGCAGGTAGCGAGCCAGGCCGCGAGCTTGTTCACCCTGAAAAGAAAAGCCAATCCGATAACCACCACCGACTGGAACGGAATGATGGGCAATGCGCCGATGAACATCCCAAGCGCCATGGCCGCCGCCAGATTCCTGGCCGACGACTTCTGTCGCATGAGCCGGAGATACCAATACTTGGTCCATCTCTTCAGTCTGCTCCACCAGTCCGGACGGGCCTGTTGCGGCGCCTCCGGCGGCAAGTGCCTCTTCAAATCCGCCACGAATTACTCCAACACATCAAACCTGTTGAATTTCATGACGAAGGCAGCCCTCCCCTGAGTGGCGGAACGCAGATCCGTGGTGAATCCGAACAATCCGGCCAGCGGTGCAAGCCCTTGAACTATCTTCTGACCGGACCTGTCGAGCATGTTCTCGATTTTGGCTCCCTTGGAGCCAAGCAAACCGACGACTTCGCCCACGAAATCCTCGGGCACGCCGATCTCCACCCACATAATGGGCTCCATGAGCCTGGGGTCGGCCTTGCGCAATGCGTCCTTGAGAGCCATGGCCGCAGCCATACGGTATCCCACCGGGCTGGATTCGCCGTCTTGGCGGTCGAGTCCGGTGACCCGGACGCGGACATCCTGCACAGGGTAGCCGCGCACAACGCCACTTTGCAGGCCGTCAGAGATGCCCTCCTCCACGGCTTCAAGCCACGGTCCTGGGTAGGCCTCAAAATCCACTTCCAGAGATATTTTCCGACCGGTTTCCCTTTCCCTAGGTTCCACAGAAAGAGTGACACCGCCAAAATGCATTTCGCCGCCGAGTTCGCGCCGGAACTCCCCTTTGCCCACACCCTTGGAGGCTACTGTCTCCTGGTACACCACTTGCGGCTTACCTGCCCGAGGCTCCAGATTGTACTCGCGCCGAAGCCGTTCGAGCACCACATCCAAATGAAGCTCGCCCATGCCGGAAAGGATGATCTGATCCGTATCCTCGTCCCTCCGAAGTTCCAGGGTCGGGTCTTCCATCAGGTACTTTTCCAATACCTCGTCGAGCTTCTCGGCCTCCTCGGAGTTCCTCGGCTCGATGGCCAGAGAGATGACCGGCTTGTAATCGGCAATCTGCTCCAATAAAATAGGATCCGTCTCATGACAGAGTGTGTCGCCGGTCCGGGCGAATTTCATGCCTGCGGCACCGATCATGTCACCCGCAAAGGCAGTCTCGATCTTTTCTCGGCGTCCTGCATGCAGGCGGAAGAGTCGGGCCACCCGCTCCTGTTTATCCTGCGTGACGTTGTACACCGTGTCGCCCGCAGAGAGCTTGCCCGAATAAATTCGCATCATGGCCAGCTTCCGACCGGAATCCATGGCCACCTTGAACACCAGCGCGGACAGCGGCTCCTTGTGAGACACCGCAAAAGACTTGCGGTTGCCGCTGGCGGGTTCTATGCCCGTAGCGGCAGGCACTTCCAGTGGGCTGGGCAAATAGTCGCAGATGGCAGCCATAACCGGTTGCACACCGATATTCCTGAGCGCTGATCCGACCAGGACGGGCACCATGCGCTGAGACAGCGTGCCCTTGCGCAGCGCCTCGCGAATCTTAGCGGTGGGAACATCATCTCCGGCCAGGTAGAGATCAAGAATCTCCTCGTCTTCCTCGGCTGCGGCCTCGATAAGCTTTTCGCGCCACGACTCCAGCCTGGCCGTCTCTTCCCCGCTCAGTTCATGGGCGGCATACTTCACGCCGCTGCTTCCCTGATCGAATTCCAGCCGCCGCATCTCGACGAGGTCAAAGACGCCTTTGAATTCGTCCCCCTCGCCGTCGGGATACTGAATGGGCACAGTGTTGGCCCCAAGCTTGGTGCGAATGGAATCCACCACCGCCTCAAAGTTCGCCCCAAGCCGATCCATCTTGTTGACGAACGCCAGCTTGGGAACGTGATAGGCTTCGCTCTGCCTCCACACCGTTTCCGATTGCGGCTCAACGCCGGAGACGCCGCAGAAAACGCCAACTGCGCCGTCAAGTACGCGCAGTGAGCGCTCCACCTCGATCGTGAAGTCCACATGCCCTGGGGTGTCGATGATATTGATCATGCACGGATCCCACTGGCAGGACGTCACCGCCGAAGTGATGGTGATGCCGCGCTCCTGTTCCTCGGGCATGTAGTCCATGGTGGCCGTCCCCTCATGGACCTCTCCGATACGATGTATCTTCCCTGAATAATAGAGAATCCTTTCGGTCAGCGTCGTTTTTCCCGCATCAATATGCGCGATGATGCCGATATTGCGAAGGGCTCCAAGCGCCTTCGCGGAAGGAGCGTTTGCCTTGCTCACGTCAGCCTCCGATGGTCCAGGCGGTACAGTGGGATTGAAAATGGTCGAGATGCAGGTCCGGCCAGACCCAGCAGCCTTCCTGCCCTGGGCCCAACACCAGCCGCATGCGCGGCAGGCCCCGGTCCGCATGGCTTGCGGGAAGGTAAGCCACGTCGGCGGCCACGGAAATACAGTCTTCGAATGCGCCGGGAGCACGGGTGAAGCTTTCTCCCGGCAGTTCGCTTTCCGCTCCATAAACGGTAAAACGCATGTCTGGATGCGTGAACGCCAGCACCTCTAAGTCGAAAGTGTCGGGTTCCTCCATCCAGACTGAGGCCGACCGGCTGAAGCGGGGCCTCCAGAAAGTCATGCGGGATGCGGCCTGCATCTCGCTGCTCTTGATTGCACCGGCCCTTGGCCCAAGAACGGTGACTGCGCCCGACGCTTCCGATTCCCTGAGCTCGGAGAACAGTTTCCTGGCCCGGCTCTCGTTCAGGTCTACCACGAACTCCTGGCCAGCCAGTTCTAAACCGGTAAGAATAGGCTTGGGCCACGGCGCACCCTCAGTCACCCGGACGGCCAGCAGCTTTTCCACGCCGCCCGCCATGGCCGGGACCAGCCCGGCCAGCAAACGGGCCGGGGACAACAGAGTATCGTCAAAAAGGACTACTCCGAAATCCACCGGTGCGTAAGCGGACCGGGTATCGAACCCAGCCTGCCAATGCCGGACGATCTCGCCGCTCGGGTCCTTGCGCGGCCCATACCAGTCGAACAGTCGGGCGATGCAGGTCTTCAGCCACGCCCTCTTCTGCTCCCCCACCTCATCGTAGGCCGCAGCAAAGAATTCGTCGTCCGGGACGAATTCGTTCAGCCACTGGGGGAACTCGAAGGATGCTTGCTTCATGGGGTACAAAGGGGGCGTGGTAGCCACCCGAGGGTTAAAGCCATTTTTTGAGCCACAGCTTCCAACTGTCCTGAATACGCTGTCGCTCCTCTTCCGACAAGGTCTTCTGATATTCAAAGTAGGAATATTCCGCCCGTTTGCGCGCGTAATCGCGCAAATCCGGTATGTCTGAGAAGTTCTCAACCACATACTGATAGCGATGCCAGGCGGGACCATACTGTTCCGTCCGCCAGAAGAAGTCCGCCACAAACACTTCATGTTCGGCGAGAATTCTCCGGCTCTTGGTGATCAGATCCTTGGCCGTCTCCGCGTATTTGGAATCGGGATACGTTTCGCGCAGGCGGTAGAAGTACTCCAGCCCTTCCTTGATATTTTCCTGACGACGGTCAATGGACTGGAAGAGTTCATAGTTGGCATATCCGATCTGGAACAGGACATAGGGGATCTCTTCGTTGCTCGGGTGCAACGCCTCGAATTCCTTGTAGGCGTCCAATGCCATCATGAATTTCTCGTCCAGAAAATACGCATCGCCAAGGGCCAGTTCCGCCTTGAGCGCATAGGGACTGAAGGGAAAACGATCCTTGAGCTTGTTGAAGTACTCCTGGGCGTTGTCGTACTCCTTGGCGTCCATGGCATCCATGCCCGCCTCGTAGATTTCCTGGGCCGTGTCTTCGGGCGGCGGCAGGAAAATGCTGTCGATCAGCGAACAGCCGGATGACAGCAAGAGGACGAACAGGAACGCCGTAACATACGCTACACGCATGGACTCTCCTAACCGTCGAGCTGTTCGAGATAGGTGAAGGCGGCAGTGGCGGCAGTGGCTCCGTCGCCCACGGCGCTGGCCACCTGGCGGCACATCTTGGACCGGATGTCGCCCGCAGCGAAAACGCCGGGGACGTTCGTCCGCATCTCCACGTCAGTGATGATGCCGTTGCGGTCCTTCCCGATTTCTTCCGGAACAAAGTCCATGATGGGCTCAAAACCGACAAAAATGAACGACGCGTCCACCTTGAGCGTAGAGGTCTCGTCAGTGGCCACGTTGCGCAGAGCCAGGGACTCGACGTCCTCGGCGCCCTGAATCTCATCGACCACGGTGGAACGGATGATTTCGATCTTGTCGTGGTTGAAGCACTTGTCCTGATAGCAGACCAGACCGCGGAACTCGTCGCGACGGTGGATAAGATAGACTTTGTTCACTAGCCGCGCCAGGTACAGAGCCTCTTCCAGTGCGGAGTTACCCCCACCGATGACGGCAACGTCCCGGTCCCGGAAGAAGTTGCCGTCACACAGGGCGCAGTAGGAAACCCCCCGGCCCAGCAACCGCTCCTCGCCCGGCACGCCTAGCTTGCGGTAGCGCGAGCCGGTAGCCAGGATGATGGTCTTGGCATGCACGATCTCCTCGCCCACCGATATGGCATGCAAGGATTCACCGACCTCAATGCTCCGGACCTCATCGTAAATACGGCCCAGGGGATATTCATCCAACTGTGCGGAAAACTTGTCGGCCAGTTCCCAGCCCTGAAGGCCGCCGGGGAAGCCGGGATAGTTCTCGATCTCCGAGGTCATCAAAACCTGGCCGCCCGGGGAGAGCTTTTCGATCATGGCGGTTTTCACGCCAGCCCGCAAAAGATAAAGGGCAGCCGTCATTCCTGCCGGGCCGCCCCCTATGACTACAGCGTCATACGAATTCATGTAATTACAGTGCCTTCTTGGTGATCATTTCCTTGATGCTGCTCTTGGACACGGCTCCGGTGGACTGGTCCACGACTTCGCCGTCCTTGAACAGGATCAGGGTGGGGATGGCGCGGATGCCGTACTTGCCGGGAGTGGCGGAATTCTCGTCAACGTTCATCTTAACGATTTTGACCTGACCGTCATATTCCTCCGCCAGTTCATCGATGACCGGTCCCATGGCCCGACAGGGGCCACACCAGGGAGCCCAGAAATCAATAAGGACAGGAACATCGCTCTTCAGTACTTCCTGTTCGAAATTGCCATCCGTGATTTGATTAGCCATTTGCGTCTCCTTTTTTCGGCTCCCAGCCGTCATTCACTTCAATGTGGACCGCCCCGGGAACCCGGAACGAAGCATATTCAATCAATTCACATAAAATAGGGGGTACGCACCCCCCTGTCAAGAACCGCCGCCAGAATAATAACCTGCCTCTCAGCTTTTGCCAACCGTCCAATCCAGGGGCACAACCCTCCCCCGGGGCACGGCTTCAAGGGCCAGGTCATGGTGCAGTCCCGCCTCGGATAAAAGAGAACCGGCATAAGCGATCATGGCCCCGTTATCGGTGCACAATGAGAGAGCCGGCAGGGTCAATCGAAGTCCATTCTCATCCGCCAGCCGTCCCATGAACTCGCGCACCATGGAATTGGCGGCCACACCGCCCGCCACGATCAGACTGCGGACCTCGCCCGCCTGTCGCAACGCGCGCTCCACTTTGATCCGCAGGGTATCGGCCACACTCCAGTTGAAGGAGGCGCAGACTCTGGCCAGCGCCTCCCGCCGCTCGCCGGAAAGCTGCTTCACCGCATCAGCGTCAGCCATCTCTGAAAACACCAGTTCGGGATGAGCGTTCACATGGTTTGCCACGGCTGTCTTAAGTCCGCTGAAGCTGAAATCCAAACTTGGGTTGTCGATGAAGGCGCGGGGAAAAAGCTTCGTATCGGGCTCGGCCTCACTGCCTAGCTCGTCAATAAACCTTCCACCGGGATACGGGAAATTCAACGCCTTGGCCACTTTGTCAAAGGCTTCACCTGCGGCGTCGTCCAGCGTTCTCCCCAGTAGTTCGAACTCTGTCGGCGAGGATATCAGGTAGGTGTGGGTGTGGCCGCCCGAGACCAGTAGCCCCAGCGCGGGGAAGACAAGTTCCCCGTTCAGTCCGGGAGCCAACAAGTGAGCCCAGAGATGATTGACCCCGATGAGCGAGGCCCCGGAGGCAAGGCAAAGCCCCTTGGCAAAGGATACTCCCACAAGCAGACTGCCGAGCAACCCCGGCCCCCTGGCCACGGCCACATTGTCGATCTCCTCAGGTTCTACACCGGTCTCGTCCAGCAGTTCGCGGAACAGTCTCGGCAGCACCCGCAGATGCTCCCGCGAGGCGATCTCCGGCACCACACCGCCGAACAGCGCGTGCACGTCAATCTGGGTAGCCAGCTTCTCACCCACGAGCCGTCCGCCCCGAACCAGGGCCACGGCGGTTTCGTCACAGGAGGTCTCAATGCCGAGGGTGAGCATTATTTCTTCTTCTTTCTCCGGGACTCGGACTCGAATATCTCCTGCACTTTCTGCACGTCGTTCAGGGAACCGCAGAAAAAGGGAATACGCTGGTGCAGGTGTTCAGGCTCGATATCCAAGATGCGGGTAAGCCCATCGGTGGCCATGCCGCCCGCCTGCTCGACAATGTAGGCCATGGGATTGCACTCGCAGGTAAGGCGGAGCTTGCCCGCGGGCTTCTTGGGGTCGCGCAGGTCGGCGGGGTACATAAAAATACCGCCATAGAGAAGATTACGATGAAAATCAGCCACCAGAGAGCCGATGTAGCGCCCGCTGTACGGCTTGTTCAGGGCGTTCTTGGGCGACTTGAAGTAGGCCAGGGCCGTCTTGGTGTCCCTCTCCCAGTATCGCTCGTAGCCCTCGTTCACCGAGTATATCTTACCCTGCTCCGGGATACGGATATTGGGATGGGAGAGTATAAACTCGCCCACACTCGGGTCCATGGTGAACCCGTGCACGCCGTCCCCTGTGGTGAAGACGAGCATGGTAGAGGAGCCGTAGAGGATGTAGCCCGCGGCAACCTGTTCGCTTCCCGGTTGCAGGACATCTCCGGACATGAGCGGGGACTCCGGGTTGGACTTGCGCTTGAAGATGGAAAAGATGGTCCCGATGTTGACATTGACGTCGATATTGGAGGAACCGTCCAGCGGGTCGAAAATAATGATGTAATCGCCCCGGGGCAAAGTTTCCGGCACTTCGATGATGTCAGCGTTCTCCTCGGAGGCCATGGCGCAAAGCACGCCGGAGCGGGCCAGGCGGTGGATCAGGATGCGATTGGCGTATTCGTCGAGCTTCTTGACCTCCTCTCCCTGGACGTTGACCTCGCCAGTGAAGCCGAGGACGTCCACCAAGCCGGCCTTGTTCACGGCGCGTGAAATAATCTTGGCCGAAAGGACCAGCTCATTGAAGAGCCTGGTCAATTGGCCGGTAGCGCCGGGCACCATCTTCTGGTGCAGCAGAATATGTTCGGTAACCGTAACCTGTTGTGGCATTCAAGCTCCCCTTGCCGAGGTTTTCAGCAACGCATTCATTCTCAAAATAGCCAGGAACCGGAATCCGCGTTCGGGTCCACCGATTCCGTGGCATAGATGTACGGGTCCTTGCCCACGTAACGTACAAGCCATGTGTAGTACTTCTCTCCAGCCTTGACTTGGCCGTGCACCTCGTCCTCCAGCAGCGTGTTCCAGTCCACCGCCATCAGGGCCTCCTTGTTCACGTCCGCGCCGCGCGACCAGACGCCGCCGCCGGGGTGAATGATGATCAGCTCCTTGGGCTCGGGGCACAGGGAAAGCAAGGCGCGCGGGTCGAACCCGACACCAATGAGTCCCCGGAAATCGAGATCCTGAAAATAAGGCCGTCCGATGTACAGTTCCGGGCCGAGATCCGAGTAATCGACGACGGTCAGCAGCCGGATTCGCCGCCAGATACCTTCGAAGACCAACGGCTTGGAAATCTTCTTCACCGGAATCTCCGGCTGCATGAAGATAATGGTGCCGTCCTCATCCGTGACCAGCACCCGGTTAACCCACGGGAACCTGGCGAGCAACAGGTCCAGCCACTCCACTCCGGGCAGGGTGTCCCTGTCGTCCACAAATCGGGCCAGGGAGGTCAGCGGACCGTCCACAGGGGTGAACAGTCTGGCCAGCTTCTCCTGGTTCGGATTCTCAAACTGGTAGCTGTCCGTATTGATCTCAGGCGGAGGATCGATGAACTCCTTGGTGGATTGCCAGGAGTCCTTGGCGTAGTCCCTCGTAGAAGTCCACGCCCCGCAACCGGTGAGCGGCAGCAGGAGCGCCAGCAATATCAAGTAGCAATATTTCATTGTGTCAACTTTCATGAAAACACGACGGAGTCCTTACCGGCTCCCGCCGAGGTAGGTTGGTTGCTAATTCTGCACCCGGGCTTCGAAACGGGACGCCAGGGTTTCCAAGGTGGAGATGAGACGGTTCTTGGCATGGGCGCTGAAGGCGTCCTCGCGCGGCGCCGGTTCGACTCCGTCGCGCTCCTCCAGCTCGGCGATACGCTTGCTCAACTCCGCTCTCCGATCGTCGGAGACCGTTGAATGCATCAATTCGCGATAAATTTCCAGTGCGCCGTCAACGTCCCCCTGCGAGGCGAGCAGATCGGCCATGGTCTTGGTGCGCAGGGAAGCGGCGGCCCGCCCTAGCTGGGTCTCTCTTTCCCGAAAGGCACCGTTGGGCACGACTTCAACATTGGGGAAACAGGCTGAAGGCCGTCCCTGGGACGGCGGCGGCAAGGGCGCACCCACCAGCCTCTCGGCCAGGGTGGAAATTCCTTCGAAAACCACGTCGGTCCACTTGATGGTGTCCCCGCTGAGATTGGAGGAGACAAGCATGAGGAAAACCGCAAGATCTCTCTGATCCTCGGGCAGACTCCTGGCCCACCCACGCCAGAATGCGGGGTAATCCTGAAGTGGCGTGATAATGCGCTCAAGCTGATCGTGAACCTCGTCTTCCCTGCCCAGTTCGGTCAGGAGCTCCAGCAGGAGCATGCGGGCTTCAAGATAATCGGGATGACGGTCGAGTCCCTTGCGCAGGGTAATGACGGCATCCTCGGGCATGCCGTTTTCGACGAAAAGTTTGGCCAACGGGAAAAAGACTCGGGAACCGGGCTCCAGGGAGAGAACTTCTTGATACCACTCAATTTTGTCGCTCATCGCCACCCTCTTTGCTCTTGGCAATATCATCCGGGAATATATACAGGATCTCGTCCTTCTTCACAAAATTCATCCGCTCGCGCACGACCTTCTCCTGATAGGCCTTGTCCGACTTAAGGCGACGGATCTCCCGGCTCAGGTCCAGGCTCTGCTTGTCGACCGCGTCGATCCGGGCCTGGAGGACTTCATACCGGCTCTTGAGCTCCAGATATGCGAAAACGCCCTGATCGCTCCATATCAACCGAAACAGCAGGAACAGGTTGATGAGGAGCAGCAGAGCGACAAGTACTATTTTACCTCGCATAACGGCTACTGCAACCTGCGTCCCTTGCGGCCGCCCTTCTGGGCCTTGGCCAGGGGCCCGCGCAACTCACGGAGAAAATTCGCGGTGGCGGTCTCGATACGCTCCACGTCCGCTTCGCTCAGATCCACCTTGTCGATCTTCTGCAGAAATGATTTAAGCACTACAAACTCATCCAGCAGGGAATTCCCGTGTTCCAGTTTTTCCAACTGGGACTCGAGTTCCAGGATGGTCTGGAGACAATTGGTGATGCGCACAAGGTAGCTCACGGAATTCATATCGCTCATCGGAGTCACTGCTTTGCGTTTTCGCCACCGCACTCCAGCGGCCTGACTTTTCAGAACGAGTTCGATGGCTTACTGCCTTCAACGTAACACTTATAAAACCCCTTGTCACCACTGAATTTGCTCAATAATACCAAATTGTTGCAGCCCACCATCCAGGAGACGGCTACAACAAGTCTATAAAAAATCGAGAAAAAAGCTGGACATGCCGAAACAACCGGGTCTCAAGGAGTCTTGAGCCCGGCTCCGATCCGACAAATGGTGAGCGCCAGGCTCAATCAGTCGTGACGATCCACTTCTTGTAGAAATCGTACAGGTAATTCCCGCCGGAAATCACCGTCAGGGCCAGGGCAAGCCACAACAGGCCCTGCCCCACGGGCTTGGGATCGAAGCCCAGGATGGGATAGTGGAAAATGAGAAATCCGCCGGCCAGACTCTGAGCCAGGGTCTTGGCCTTGCCGAGCTTGTCGGCAGCCACCACTTCGCCCATCTCCGCCGCAACGGCGCGCATGCCGGTAACAGCCAGCTCTCGGCATACAATAATTATCACGATCCATGCGGGAACGCGCCACTCAGGACCGAGCCGGACAAGCATGATGAAAACAGAACTGATGAGCAGCTTGTCGGCCAGAGGATCCAAGAACTTGCCCAGGTTTGTAATCAGGTTCTGCTGCCGGGCGATACGGCCGTCAAAGAAATCCGTGATACAGGCCAGGAAATAGATGCCGAAGGCCGCGTAGGAGCCGAGCCGGAATTGGAACCACATCTCCAGATAGAGCAGGAAGACCACGATGGGGGCCGCAAGGACCCTCATCATGGTTAGTGTATTGGGCAGATTGAATACTTCTTTTTTCATGTCACAGCCTAGGCATGGGTGGTGGACGCCGCTTCCAGGCTCTTGGCGGCGGCATCGGCGATGGTGTCCGCAAGTTCGGTGAAAGCCTTCTTGGCGAACGATTCCTCCTCCAGCAGTACCACAGGCTTGCCCAGGTCGCCAGCCACAACAGTGGCCGGATCCAATGGGATTTCGCCGAGGAACTCCAGGCCATACTTCTCGGCCAGATCCTTGCCGCCGCCCTTCTTGAACAGGTCGATGGACTCGTGGCAATGCGGGCAGACAAGACCGGACATGTTCTCCACCACACCAAGCACGTTGGCCTTGGCGTATTGAAGGAAGTTGATGGACTTGCGCACGTCGGAGAGGGAGACCTCCTGAGGCGTGGTCACGACCACGGCCAGAGCCTCGGGCACGGTCTTGAGCACAGTCATGGGTTCGTCGCCGGTGCCGGGCGGAGAATCGATAACCAGAAAGTCAAGCTCGCCCCACTGGGTATCCGAGATAAACTGCCGGATGGCCGAAGTCTTCATGGGACCGCGCCACAGCACTGCCTGGTCCGGGTCCTTGAGCAGGGACTCCATGGAGACTACGTGGAGATTCTCGTTGTACTTCTTGGGGATGACCAGAGAGCCACGGTCCATGTCCAACTGGCCGGAAAGTCCCAGAAGCGTCGGCACACTGGGACCGTGAATATCCACGTCGAGGATGCCGACTTTGAATCCCTTGGCGGCCAGGGCCGCCGCCACGTTGACCGAAACAGAGCTCTTCCCCACCCCGCCCTTGCCGGACATGATGAACAACTTGTACTTGATCTTCTCCAGGGTGGACTTGATCATTTCGTCCTGAATCTGCATGCGGGCACTCTTCTGGTCGCCCTTGCCGCTGCTCCCGCAGGAGCCGGAACTGCAATTACTCATCGCATTCTCACTTTATGTTCTTCGTCCCTCAAAGGACCGTCACTATAATCAACTCTTCCTGGACACCCGGTCCAGCAACAACACGGCAGCGGCCCCGGCCAAGACCAGGCTCGCAGCCACAAGTAAATTCGCATCCATGTGAGGCAGGATGTTCTGCTCCCGAAGCAC encodes the following:
- the fbp gene encoding class 1 fructose-bisphosphatase; the encoded protein is MPQQVTVTEHILLHQKMVPGATGQLTRLFNELVLSAKIISRAVNKAGLVDVLGFTGEVNVQGEEVKKLDEYANRILIHRLARSGVLCAMASEENADIIEVPETLPRGDYIIIFDPLDGSSNIDVNVNIGTIFSIFKRKSNPESPLMSGDVLQPGSEQVAAGYILYGSSTMLVFTTGDGVHGFTMDPSVGEFILSHPNIRIPEQGKIYSVNEGYERYWERDTKTALAYFKSPKNALNKPYSGRYIGSLVADFHRNLLYGGIFMYPADLRDPKKPAGKLRLTCECNPMAYIVEQAGGMATDGLTRILDIEPEHLHQRIPFFCGSLNDVQKVQEIFESESRRKKKK
- the trxA gene encoding thioredoxin — protein: MANQITDGNFEQEVLKSDVPVLIDFWAPWCGPCRAMGPVIDELAEEYDGQVKIVKMNVDENSATPGKYGIRAIPTLILFKDGEVVDQSTGAVSKSSIKEMITKKAL
- the bamD gene encoding outer membrane protein assembly factor BamD, with product MRVAYVTAFLFVLLLSSGCSLIDSIFLPPPEDTAQEIYEAGMDAMDAKEYDNAQEYFNKLKDRFPFSPYALKAELALGDAYFLDEKFMMALDAYKEFEALHPSNEEIPYVLFQIGYANYELFQSIDRRQENIKEGLEYFYRLRETYPDSKYAETAKDLITKSRRILAEHEVFVADFFWRTEQYGPAWHRYQYVVENFSDIPDLRDYARKRAEYSYFEYQKTLSEEERQRIQDSWKLWLKKWL
- a CDS encoding tetratricopeptide repeat protein, with amino-acid sequence MSDKIEWYQEVLSLEPGSRVFFPLAKLFVENGMPEDAVITLRKGLDRHPDYLEARMLLLELLTELGREDEVHDQLERIITPLQDYPAFWRGWARSLPEDQRDLAVFLMLVSSNLSGDTIKWTDVVFEGISTLAERLVGAPLPPPSQGRPSACFPNVEVVPNGAFRERETQLGRAAASLRTKTMADLLASQGDVDGALEIYRELMHSTVSDDRRAELSKRIAELEERDGVEPAPREDAFSAHAKNRLISTLETLASRFEARVQN
- a CDS encoding DUF2062 domain-containing protein — its product is MADLKRHLPPEAPQQARPDWWSRLKRWTKYWYLRLMRQKSSARNLAAAMALGMFIGALPIIPFQSVVVIGLAFLFRVNKLAAWLATCYSNAFTMVPFYYFLYKVGSVVTPLNVAFDPNNLAMEKMISAGWDVFLVMLAGGLAFGIPATIITYFVSLFAIRKYRERRALRLLRKRTGN
- the fusA gene encoding elongation factor G, whose amino-acid sequence is MSKANAPSAKALGALRNIGIIAHIDAGKTTLTERILYYSGKIHRIGEVHEGTATMDYMPEEQERGITITSAVTSCQWDPCMINIIDTPGHVDFTIEVERSLRVLDGAVGVFCGVSGVEPQSETVWRQSEAYHVPKLAFVNKMDRLGANFEAVVDSIRTKLGANTVPIQYPDGEGDEFKGVFDLVEMRRLEFDQGSSGVKYAAHELSGEETARLESWREKLIEAAAEEDEEILDLYLAGDDVPTAKIREALRKGTLSQRMVPVLVGSALRNIGVQPVMAAICDYLPSPLEVPAATGIEPASGNRKSFAVSHKEPLSALVFKVAMDSGRKLAMMRIYSGKLSAGDTVYNVTQDKQERVARLFRLHAGRREKIETAFAGDMIGAAGMKFARTGDTLCHETDPILLEQIADYKPVISLAIEPRNSEEAEKLDEVLEKYLMEDPTLELRRDEDTDQIILSGMGELHLDVVLERLRREYNLEPRAGKPQVVYQETVASKGVGKGEFRRELGGEMHFGGVTLSVEPRERETGRKISLEVDFEAYPGPWLEAVEEGISDGLQSGVVRGYPVQDVRVRVTGLDRQDGESSPVGYRMAAAMALKDALRKADPRLMEPIMWVEIGVPEDFVGEVVGLLGSKGAKIENMLDRSGQKIVQGLAPLAGLFGFTTDLRSATQGRAAFVMKFNRFDVLE
- the tsaD gene encoding tRNA (adenosine(37)-N6)-threonylcarbamoyltransferase complex transferase subunit TsaD is translated as MLTLGIETSCDETAVALVRGGRLVGEKLATQIDVHALFGGVVPEIASREHLRVLPRLFRELLDETGVEPEEIDNVAVARGPGLLGSLLVGVSFAKGLCLASGASLIGVNHLWAHLLAPGLNGELVFPALGLLVSGGHTHTYLISSPTEFELLGRTLDDAAGEAFDKVAKALNFPYPGGRFIDELGSEAEPDTKLFPRAFIDNPSLDFSFSGLKTAVANHVNAHPELVFSEMADADAVKQLSGERREALARVCASFNWSVADTLRIKVERALRQAGEVRSLIVAGGVAANSMVREFMGRLADENGLRLTLPALSLCTDNGAMIAYAGSLLSEAGLHHDLALEAVPRGRVVPLDWTVGKS
- a CDS encoding FtsB family cell division protein; this encodes MRGKIVLVALLLLINLFLLFRLIWSDQGVFAYLELKSRYEVLQARIDAVDKQSLDLSREIRRLKSDKAYQEKVVRERMNFVKKDEILYIFPDDIAKSKEGGDERQN
- the trxB gene encoding thioredoxin-disulfide reductase, which produces MNSYDAVVIGGGPAGMTAALYLLRAGVKTAMIEKLSPGGQVLMTSEIENYPGFPGGLQGWELADKFSAQLDEYPLGRIYDEVRSIEVGESLHAISVGEEIVHAKTIILATGSRYRKLGVPGEERLLGRGVSYCALCDGNFFRDRDVAVIGGGNSALEEALYLARLVNKVYLIHRRDEFRGLVCYQDKCFNHDKIEIIRSTVVDEIQGAEDVESLALRNVATDETSTLKVDASFIFVGFEPIMDFVPEEIGKDRNGIITDVEMRTNVPGVFAAGDIRSKMCRQVASAVGDGATAATAAFTYLEQLDG